The window ACCAGGACCAGACGTCCCCGGCGTGTCAGTCGGGTCGTTCTCCGTGACGGAGTGTTCCTCTGCATGCGGGCACGGTAACCCCCAAAGAACCGTAAACCCGGCATATCGTCAGCTTGTCGGCTCCAGTTGCGTTGCCGGCTCCAGTTGTGCGTCCCGGCGGACCAGGGCGGCGTAGCGTCCGTCGCGCTCCAGCAGCTCCTGGTGCGTGCCGCGTTCGGCGGGCCGCCCGGAGTCGAGGACCACGATCTGGTCGGCGCCGCGGACGGTGGACAGACGGTGCGCGATGGTCAGGGTCGTCCTGTTGGCGGACAGGGCGTCGATGGCCTCCTGCACGGCGGCCTCCGTACGGGTGTCCAGGGCGCTGGTGGCCTCGTCGAGGATGAGGACCGGCGGGTCGCGCAGGATGGTCCGGGCGATGGCCAGGCGTTGCTTCTCACCGCCGGAGAAGCGGTGGCCGCGCTCGCCGACGACCGTGTCGTAGCCGTCGGGCAGGGCCGCGATGTGGTCGTGGATCTGCGCCGCCCTCGCCGCCGCACGCAGCTCCTCGTCGGTGGCGTCCGGCTTGGCGAAGCGCAGGTTCTCGGCGACCGAGGCGTGGAAGAGGTACGTCTCCTGGGAGACGACTCCGACCGCGCGGGCGAGGGTGTCGAAGTCGAGGTCGCGCACGTCGACGCCGTCGATGGTGACGCGTCCGCCCGTGACGTCGTACAGCCGGGGCACCAGGTAGCCGAGCGTGGACTTGCCGGCGCCGGTCGGGCCGACAATCGCGAGGCTGCTGCCCGCGGGCACGGTGACGTCGATGTCCTCCAGGATCGGGCCGCTCTTGTCGTCGTAGCGGAAGTCGACGTCCTCGAAGCGGACCTCGCCCTTCACCTGATCGAGATGGACCGGCCGCTCGCGCTCGGTGATGTCGATCGGCAGGTCCAGGTACTCGAATATGCGCTGGAACAGCGCGAGCGAGGTCTGGATCTGCACACCGGTGGACAGCAGGCTGACGGTCGGCCGGAACAGGCCCTGCTGGAGCGAGACGAAGGCGACGATCGTACCGATGGACACCTGCGGTCCGCCGAACTGGAGGGCGACACCCGCGGTCCAGTAGATGACGGCGGGCAGGGCGGCCATGACGATCGTAATGACGGCCATGCGCCAGCGCCCGGCCATGTTCGACCTCACCTCGAGGTCGACCAGGCCTTCCGACTCCGCGGCGAAGGACTCGGTCAGCGAGGCCGAGCGGCCCATCGTGCGGCCGAGCAGGATGCCGCTGACGGAGAGGGATTCGGTGACCGTGGCCGCGATCGCGGCCATCTGCTTCTGCCGCTGAGTGGTGATCTTCTTGCGCTCGTTGCCGACGCGGCGGCTGATCCACACGAACACCGGGAGCAGCAGCAGTGAGACGACCGTGAGCCGCCAGTCGAGGGCGACCATCGCGACGATCGTGGCGACGACGCTGGTGACATTGGAGACCAGCGAGGTGGCGGTGGACGTGACGGTGGCCTGCATGCCGCCGATGTCGTTGGCGATGCGGGACTGCACCTCGCCGGTGCGGGTCCGGGTGAAGAAGGCCAGGGACATGCGCTGGAGCCGCCCGTAGACGGCGGTGCGCAGATCGTGCATGACGCGCTGGCCGACGGTCGTGGAGATCAGCGTCTGCAGCACGCCGAAGACGCTCGT of the Streptomyces sp. NBC_01788 genome contains:
- a CDS encoding ABC transporter ATP-binding protein; this translates as MHPDHQPLWTPPADAREQPRQVRRILRLFRPYRGRLAIVGLLVGAASLVSVATPFLLKEILDVAIPQGRTGLLSLLALGMILSAVLTSVFGVLQTLISTTVGQRVMHDLRTAVYGRLQRMSLAFFTRTRTGEVQSRIANDIGGMQATVTSTATSLVSNVTSVVATIVAMVALDWRLTVVSLLLLPVFVWISRRVGNERKKITTQRQKQMAAIAATVTESLSVSGILLGRTMGRSASLTESFAAESEGLVDLEVRSNMAGRWRMAVITIVMAALPAVIYWTAGVALQFGGPQVSIGTIVAFVSLQQGLFRPTVSLLSTGVQIQTSLALFQRIFEYLDLPIDITERERPVHLDQVKGEVRFEDVDFRYDDKSGPILEDIDVTVPAGSSLAIVGPTGAGKSTLGYLVPRLYDVTGGRVTIDGVDVRDLDFDTLARAVGVVSQETYLFHASVAENLRFAKPDATDEELRAAARAAQIHDHIAALPDGYDTVVGERGHRFSGGEKQRLAIARTILRDPPVLILDEATSALDTRTEAAVQEAIDALSANRTTLTIAHRLSTVRGADQIVVLDSGRPAERGTHQELLERDGRYAALVRRDAQLEPATQLEPTS